A genomic window from Motacilla alba alba isolate MOTALB_02 chromosome 6, Motacilla_alba_V1.0_pri, whole genome shotgun sequence includes:
- the PPRC1 gene encoding peroxisome proliferator-activated receptor gamma coactivator-related protein 1 isoform X3, whose protein sequence is MAARRGGAVPAANGAGAGGAAAAAAPRGLASGGALREPPFRAGSPLQCFSLEDDDLNLTSLDAETILEAEEILGTMQNYLDSSVISIIEDLSLSEQSKACLDAQNELSLLTAITEILDSTDDETLSPFDTIMDAELLTSPRERENPSFQKFLTLSRPLLECESSTLEQPKALRPLSSSSSVSVVGKSDTDVAWDRATHGLEDPMLPKKQVCSTPRVERKVGWHRAREQPLPQRSDGEEEEEEAALSLELDSSMEAVNFCVSEAGAALEEHEDPCIINTGDVSLSELVKSMHPYCLPTFTVCLDPDTEPVAKELLSSPVLLEIVPGEGESVEIPVVLQPLTPNSPDLEPQLLGVEETTRESVPEDRGELPGAPTQENGLEEEKEEKLPGKEPSCTTPEATSSPETAAPGASGPNNSSWHSTEAPAGGKRECSEKGRGRERARKSRKKKAEEDQSKQARPGRDCVAHRLRSTGSGQPLAQPAISRQRAECPSVQVSDFLAQQLERARKEGQMELHAERAHRPRGRPQSTAGAFLPKKMKQELQKEPAPETLNVALEKNKTLASLDKAAPSVEGQPAAACPSLTDQAEGQGDAQPSVGQSSGVSEAASQLPDQGVGLEPAQRLPAAEPSEGLPKEAKPKALSLREYRIRMLHRQPSTGGSQEGKKQVANKWPSVPEPPTELAEIPCLVSPIRSATEADGAQKGPDKPTSPGAVPSPASKAPTALTSAPAPATAPPPPSAPMPFVAPSVPPAAGVASTGMPPASAGAYTLYPPVPSWPCFSPQPMGCHGLPPPPSASSSSTFHVVPGLPPPAMAWPPPPLPPPPPFGPGGPYAPVGWAPPSYWPGIPMPPPMPSLAYRDPGAAAQATTAFPAGSHPGTAPLHGQSPAAPVLSCPEPPAFPTQSPAAPTSEMGPAGGPARPAAGRVSDPRRQARLAGESSVPKAPLAPAPAQPPPAPSAAAAQTSRVPPAVPVPQAVPTRPLEESQAATPNQLPKAPPAAICCPAEVSPAPVEESPSTHASEKAVGPGTETVEKALLEPKAAAGQEVPGQKSTSQAAAPPRKAGRESSLPAKAPTVRPWRHQPLLSSAQPRDSSKDIVQAFISEIGIEATDLSSLLEQFEKSEAKKEESPVQPPEERQLTGSSGPETQQEAPTQQDRKPPDGLQASELANVAGLTPPATPPHQLWKPLPAVSLLAKTKSPGSMPQEGPQKTTKLMKAKPLLPNKIQVKSMVSAPASTAPSHVCSGDHDYCILGAPRPESSNIPGTQPPAEGGSRWNVKHHRDITIKPISFLTKRTLDQPEPTPPAPNTTTGHSPEPLGMACPAPLDYRTTIPNKATTGCSSPPTSVLLSPAASPCRDQEVRTPSAQPSHAAAKRSLRCYRRPQDSPSPSADGWRAGRSRASRSFSSSSDGASESSSSSSSSSSRSRSRSLSPPPKRWRRYRSRCSHSSSSRSSCGSCGRSRDRSSSSSSTSSYSSRSTSRSQSRSPSPRGRSNRWRRYSYDAQDHYQRQRILQKERAIEERRVVFIGKIPSRMTRSELRHRFSVFGDIEECTLHFRSEGDNYGFVTYRYAEEAFAAIESGHKLRRPDEQPFDLCFGGRRQFCRRNYADLDSNREDFDPAPVKSKFDSLDFDTLLRQAQRSLRR, encoded by the exons atggcggcgcggcggggcggagCGGTGCCCGCCGCCAacggggccggggccggtggcgctgccgccgcggccgctccgcggGGCCTGGCGAGCGGCGGAGCCCTGCGCGAGCCGCCTTTCCGCGCCGGCAGCCCCCTGCAG TGCTTTTCCCTCGAGGACGATGACCTGAACTTAACATCGTTGGATGCAGAAACCATCTTAGAGGCTGAAGAGATCCTGGGGACAATGCAGAACTATCTTGACTCCTCTGTGATCTCCATCATTGAGGATCTTTCTCTGAGCGAG CAGAGCAAGGCCTGCCTGGATGCACAGAACGAGCTGTCCCTGCTGACTGCCATCACAGAGATCCTGGACAGCACAGATGATGAGACCTTGTCCCCCTTTGACACCATCAtggatgcagagctgctgaccTCGCCTCGTGAGCGGGAGAATCCCTCG TTTCAGAAGTTTCTCACCTTATCCCGCCCGTTGCTGGAGTGTGAGAGCTCTACCCTGGAACAGCCTAAGGCTCTCAGgcctctcagcagcagcagcagcgtcTCTGTGGTTGGGAAG AGTGACACAGATGTGGCCTGGGACCGTGCAACTCATGGCCTCGAGGACCCAATGCTGCCAAAGAAGCAAGTCTGCAGTACCCCGAGAGTGGAGAGGAAGGTGGGCTGGCACCGAGCCcgagagcagcccctgccacaGCGCAGTGatggggaggaagaagaggaagaagctgcCTTGAGCCTGGAGCTAGACAGCAGCATGGAAGCTGTGAATTTCTGTGTGAGCGAGGCAGGGGCGGCACTGGAGGAGCATGAAGACCCCTGCATCATCAACACAGGTGACGTATCCCTGAGTGAGCTGGTGAAGTCCATGCACCCTTACTGCCTGCCCACCTTCACTGTGTGCCTGGACCCTGACACGGAGCCTGTGGCCAAGGAGCTTCTGAGTAGTCCTGTCTTGCTGGAAATTGtgcctggagagggagagagtgTGGAGATCCCTGTGGTTCTGCAGCCTTTGACTCCCAACTCCCCTGACCtggagccccagctcctgggggtAGAGGAGACTACCAGGGAGTCAGTCCCAGAAGATCgtggggagctgccaggagctccaACCCAGGAAAATGGGttggaagaagagaaggaggaaaaactgCCTGGGAAGGAGCCTTCGTGCACTACCCCAGAGGCCACTTCCTCACCGGAGACAGCGGCACCTGGAGCCTCAGGTCCCAAcaacagctcctggcacagcacagaagcCCCAGCAGGTGGAAAACGTGAATGCTCTGAGAAGGGACGGGGCCGTGAGAGAGCAAGAAAGAGTcggaaaaagaaagcagaggaggaCCAAAGCAAGCAGGCCAGACCTGGCAGGGACTGTGTAGCCCATCGGCTCCGTTCCACTGGCTCTGGACAGCCCCTTGCCCAGCCAGCCATCAGCCGGCAGCGGGCAGAGTGTCCCTCTGTTCAGGTCTCAGActtcctggcacagcagctggagcgAGCCCGGAAGGAGGGGCAGATGGAGCTGCATGCTGAGCGGGCACATCGACCCCGGGGCAGGCCTCAGAGTACAGCAGGGGCCTTCCTGCCCAAGAAGatgaagcaggagctgcagaaggagccaGCACCAGAAACCCTGAATGTGGCCCTGGAGAAGAACAAGACTCTGGCGTCCCTGGACAAGGCTGCACCAAGCGTGgaggggcagccagcagctgcatgTCCCAGTCTGACAGACCAGGCTGAGGGCCAGGGAGATGCGCAGCCATCTGTTGGACAGAGCAGTGGGGTCTCGGAGGCTGCCTCTCAGCTCCCAGACCAAGGTGTTGGGCTGGAGCCTGCCcagaggctgccagcagcagagccgaGTGAGGGCCTGCCTAAGGAAGCCAAACCCAAGGCCCTGAGCCTGCGTGAGTACCGCATCCGCATGCTGCACCGTCAGCCCAGCACGGGTGGCAGCCAGGAAGGCAAGAAGCAAGTGGCCAACAAGTGGCCCAGTGTCCCTGAGCCTCCgacagagctggcagagatCCCCTGCCTGGTGTCACCCATTCGCTCCGCCACCGAGGCAGACGGTGCTCAGAAGGGAccagacaaacccaccagccctggtgctgtcccttctcctgccagcaAAGCTCCCACTGCTCTGACTTCAGCCCCAGCACCTGCCACAGCTCCACCACCGCCATCAGCACCAATGCCTTTTGTTGCACCAAGCGtgcccccagctgctggggtggccTCCACTGGGATGCCGCCAGCCTCTGCCGGTGCTTATACCCTTTACCCACCAGTGCCTTCCTGGCCCTGCTTCAGCCCGCAGCCCATGGGCTGCCATGGCTTGCCCCCACCAcccagtgccagctcctccAGTACTTTTCACGTGGTGCCCGGCCTCCCGCCTCCAGCCATGGCCTGGCCCCCTCCACCTTTGCCACCCCCGCCTCCATTTGGCCCGGGCGGCCCCTATGCCCCAGTTGGGTGGGCACCACCATCCTATTGGCCTGGAATCCCCATGCCACCTCCGATGCCTTCCCTTGCGTACAGGGACCCCGGAGCAGCAGCGCAGGCCACCACCGccttcccagctggcagccaccctggcacagcccctctgcatGGGCagtctcctgctgcccctgtcCTCAGCTGCCCGGAGCCACCAGCCTTCCCCACCCAGTCACCTGCTGCCCCGACCAGCGAGATGGGGCCTGCAGGTGGCCCGGCCAGGCCGGCGGCTGGCAGGGTGTCAGATCCCAGGAGGCAGGCACGGCTGGCGGGAGAGAGCTCTGTCCCCAAGGCCCCtctggctccagccccagcccagcccccgcCAGCCCCCTCAGCTGCCGCTGCACAGACCAGCAGGgtccctcctgcagtgccagtcccccaggctgtccccactCGGCCTCTGGAGGAGTCCCAAGCCGCAACTCCCAACCAGCTCCCAAAGGCCCCCCCAGCTGCCAtctgctgcccagcagaggTGTCTCCTGCCCCTGTTGAGGAGTCCCCCAGCACCCATGCCTCAGAGAAGGCTGTAGGGCCAGGGACGGAGACAGTGGAGAAAGCCCTGTTGGAGcccaaggcagctgctgggcaggaggtgccTGGCCAAAAATCGacctcccaggctgcagcaccaccACGGAAAGCAGGTCGAGAGAGCAGCCTTCCCGCCAAGGCACCCACTGTGCGGCCATGGAGGCACCAGCCActcctcagctcagcccagcccagagacAGCAGCAAGGACATTGTGCAAGCCTTCATCAGCGAGATCG GGATTGAAGCCACCGACCTGTCCAGCCTGCTGGAGCAGTTTGAGAAGTCTGAAG CCAAGAAGGAGGAAAGTCCTGTACAGCCCCCAGAGGAAAGGCAGCTGACAGGGAGCTCTGG GCCTGAGACCCAGCAGGAAGCACCAACCCAGCAGGACAGGAAGCCACCAGATGGCCTGCAGGCCTCTGAGCTGGCTAATGTGGCAG GCCTCACGCCCCCAGCCACACCTCCTCACCAGCTCTGGAAGCCTTTGCCTGCTGTCTCACTGCTGGCCAAGACCAAATCACCTGGGTCCATGCCCCAGGAAGGACCCCAGAAGACAACCAAGCTGATGAAAGCCAAGCCCCTGCTCCCAAACAAGATCCAGGTGAAGAGCATGGTGtcagcccctgccagcacagcccccagccacGTCTGCTCGGGAGACCACGACTACTGCATCCTGGGTGCACCGCGGCCTGAGAGCAGCAATATCCCTGGCACGCAGCCCCCTGCCGAAGGTGGCTCCCGCTGGAATGTCAAACACCACCGGGACATCACTATCAAACCCATTTCCTTCTTAACCAAACGGACGCTGGACCAACCTGAGCCCACCCCACCAGCCCCTAACACCACCACGGGGCACAGCCCGGAGCCCCTGGGGATggcctgcccagctcccctggaTTATCGGACTACCATCCCCAACAAGGCCACCACTGGGTGCAGCAGTCCCCCCACCTCAGTGCTCCTGTCTCCAGCTGCATCCCCCTGCCGGGACCAGGAGGTGCGGactcccagtgcccagcccagccatgcTGCTGCCAAGAGGTCCCTGCGCTGCTACCGGAGACCCCAGGACtcacccagcccctctgccgACGGCTGGAGGGCTGGCCGGAGCCGTGCCAGCCGTTCTTTCAGCTCCAGTTCGGATGGAGCTAGTGAGtcctcatcttcatcttcatcctcGTCCTCCCGATCCCGGTCACGGTCGCTCTCCCCACCTCCCAAGCGGTGGCGAAG GTACCGCTCAAGATgttcccacagctcctcctctcGCTCCAGCTGTGGGTCATGTGGCAGATCCCGGGACAGgtcatcatcctcatcatcaaCATCCTCCTACTCATCCAGGTCCACATCCCGCAGCCAGTCCCGCTCCCCTTCGCCCCGCGGGAGGAGTAACAGGTGGAGAAG ATACAGTTATGATGCACAGGACCACTACCAAAGGCAGAGGATCCTCCAGAAAGAACGTGCAATA GAGGAGCGGCGAGTTGTGTTTATCGGCAAGATCCCCAGCAGGATGACACGGTCGGAGCTGCGGCACCGCTTCTCTGTGTTTGGGGACATTGAGGAGTGTACCCTGCATTTCCGCTCCGAGGG GGATAACTATGGCTTTGTCACCTACCGGTATGCTGAGGAAGCCTTCGCTGCCATCGAGAGTGGGCACAAGCTGCGGCGCCCAGACGAGCAGCCCTTCGACCTGTGCTTTGGTGGCCGCAGGCAGTTCTGCAGGAGGAACTACGCTGACTTGG ATTCAAACCGTGAGGATTTTGACCCAGCTCCCGTCAAGAGCAAGTTTGACTCCCTGGACTTTGACACTCTGCTGCGGCAGGCACAGCGCAGCCTACGGAGGTAG
- the PPRC1 gene encoding peroxisome proliferator-activated receptor gamma coactivator-related protein 1 isoform X1: MCHPAPAGERGKTRGAHVHCTATLHSSLVSSLPGGSGGRGEGHNTRSHPQGYSQCFSLEDDDLNLTSLDAETILEAEEILGTMQNYLDSSVISIIEDLSLSEQSKACLDAQNELSLLTAITEILDSTDDETLSPFDTIMDAELLTSPRERENPSFQKFLTLSRPLLECESSTLEQPKALRPLSSSSSVSVVGKSDTDVAWDRATHGLEDPMLPKKQVCSTPRVERKVGWHRAREQPLPQRSDGEEEEEEAALSLELDSSMEAVNFCVSEAGAALEEHEDPCIINTGDVSLSELVKSMHPYCLPTFTVCLDPDTEPVAKELLSSPVLLEIVPGEGESVEIPVVLQPLTPNSPDLEPQLLGVEETTRESVPEDRGELPGAPTQENGLEEEKEEKLPGKEPSCTTPEATSSPETAAPGASGPNNSSWHSTEAPAGGKRECSEKGRGRERARKSRKKKAEEDQSKQARPGRDCVAHRLRSTGSGQPLAQPAISRQRAECPSVQVSDFLAQQLERARKEGQMELHAERAHRPRGRPQSTAGAFLPKKMKQELQKEPAPETLNVALEKNKTLASLDKAAPSVEGQPAAACPSLTDQAEGQGDAQPSVGQSSGVSEAASQLPDQGVGLEPAQRLPAAEPSEGLPKEAKPKALSLREYRIRMLHRQPSTGGSQEGKKQVANKWPSVPEPPTELAEIPCLVSPIRSATEADGAQKGPDKPTSPGAVPSPASKAPTALTSAPAPATAPPPPSAPMPFVAPSVPPAAGVASTGMPPASAGAYTLYPPVPSWPCFSPQPMGCHGLPPPPSASSSSTFHVVPGLPPPAMAWPPPPLPPPPPFGPGGPYAPVGWAPPSYWPGIPMPPPMPSLAYRDPGAAAQATTAFPAGSHPGTAPLHGQSPAAPVLSCPEPPAFPTQSPAAPTSEMGPAGGPARPAAGRVSDPRRQARLAGESSVPKAPLAPAPAQPPPAPSAAAAQTSRVPPAVPVPQAVPTRPLEESQAATPNQLPKAPPAAICCPAEVSPAPVEESPSTHASEKAVGPGTETVEKALLEPKAAAGQEVPGQKSTSQAAAPPRKAGRESSLPAKAPTVRPWRHQPLLSSAQPRDSSKDIVQAFISEIGIEATDLSSLLEQFEKSEAKKEESPVQPPEERQLTGSSGPETQQEAPTQQDRKPPDGLQASELANVAGLTPPATPPHQLWKPLPAVSLLAKTKSPGSMPQEGPQKTTKLMKAKPLLPNKIQVKSMVSAPASTAPSHVCSGDHDYCILGAPRPESSNIPGTQPPAEGGSRWNVKHHRDITIKPISFLTKRTLDQPEPTPPAPNTTTGHSPEPLGMACPAPLDYRTTIPNKATTGCSSPPTSVLLSPAASPCRDQEVRTPSAQPSHAAAKRSLRCYRRPQDSPSPSADGWRAGRSRASRSFSSSSDGASESSSSSSSSSSRSRSRSLSPPPKRWRRYRSRCSHSSSSRSSCGSCGRSRDRSSSSSSTSSYSSRSTSRSQSRSPSPRGRSNRWRRYSYDAQDHYQRQRILQKERAIEERRVVFIGKIPSRMTRSELRHRFSVFGDIEECTLHFRSEGDNYGFVTYRYAEEAFAAIESGHKLRRPDEQPFDLCFGGRRQFCRRNYADLDSNREDFDPAPVKSKFDSLDFDTLLRQAQRSLRR, translated from the exons ATGTGCCACCCAGCCCCGGCGGGGGAGCGGGGAAAGACGCGGGGGGCACATGTACATTGCACGGCAACGCTGCACAGCAGCCTCGTGTCCTCCCTGCccgggggcagcggcggccgtGGGGAGGGACACAACACACGAAGCCATCCACAGGGATACTCCCAG TGCTTTTCCCTCGAGGACGATGACCTGAACTTAACATCGTTGGATGCAGAAACCATCTTAGAGGCTGAAGAGATCCTGGGGACAATGCAGAACTATCTTGACTCCTCTGTGATCTCCATCATTGAGGATCTTTCTCTGAGCGAG CAGAGCAAGGCCTGCCTGGATGCACAGAACGAGCTGTCCCTGCTGACTGCCATCACAGAGATCCTGGACAGCACAGATGATGAGACCTTGTCCCCCTTTGACACCATCAtggatgcagagctgctgaccTCGCCTCGTGAGCGGGAGAATCCCTCG TTTCAGAAGTTTCTCACCTTATCCCGCCCGTTGCTGGAGTGTGAGAGCTCTACCCTGGAACAGCCTAAGGCTCTCAGgcctctcagcagcagcagcagcgtcTCTGTGGTTGGGAAG AGTGACACAGATGTGGCCTGGGACCGTGCAACTCATGGCCTCGAGGACCCAATGCTGCCAAAGAAGCAAGTCTGCAGTACCCCGAGAGTGGAGAGGAAGGTGGGCTGGCACCGAGCCcgagagcagcccctgccacaGCGCAGTGatggggaggaagaagaggaagaagctgcCTTGAGCCTGGAGCTAGACAGCAGCATGGAAGCTGTGAATTTCTGTGTGAGCGAGGCAGGGGCGGCACTGGAGGAGCATGAAGACCCCTGCATCATCAACACAGGTGACGTATCCCTGAGTGAGCTGGTGAAGTCCATGCACCCTTACTGCCTGCCCACCTTCACTGTGTGCCTGGACCCTGACACGGAGCCTGTGGCCAAGGAGCTTCTGAGTAGTCCTGTCTTGCTGGAAATTGtgcctggagagggagagagtgTGGAGATCCCTGTGGTTCTGCAGCCTTTGACTCCCAACTCCCCTGACCtggagccccagctcctgggggtAGAGGAGACTACCAGGGAGTCAGTCCCAGAAGATCgtggggagctgccaggagctccaACCCAGGAAAATGGGttggaagaagagaaggaggaaaaactgCCTGGGAAGGAGCCTTCGTGCACTACCCCAGAGGCCACTTCCTCACCGGAGACAGCGGCACCTGGAGCCTCAGGTCCCAAcaacagctcctggcacagcacagaagcCCCAGCAGGTGGAAAACGTGAATGCTCTGAGAAGGGACGGGGCCGTGAGAGAGCAAGAAAGAGTcggaaaaagaaagcagaggaggaCCAAAGCAAGCAGGCCAGACCTGGCAGGGACTGTGTAGCCCATCGGCTCCGTTCCACTGGCTCTGGACAGCCCCTTGCCCAGCCAGCCATCAGCCGGCAGCGGGCAGAGTGTCCCTCTGTTCAGGTCTCAGActtcctggcacagcagctggagcgAGCCCGGAAGGAGGGGCAGATGGAGCTGCATGCTGAGCGGGCACATCGACCCCGGGGCAGGCCTCAGAGTACAGCAGGGGCCTTCCTGCCCAAGAAGatgaagcaggagctgcagaaggagccaGCACCAGAAACCCTGAATGTGGCCCTGGAGAAGAACAAGACTCTGGCGTCCCTGGACAAGGCTGCACCAAGCGTGgaggggcagccagcagctgcatgTCCCAGTCTGACAGACCAGGCTGAGGGCCAGGGAGATGCGCAGCCATCTGTTGGACAGAGCAGTGGGGTCTCGGAGGCTGCCTCTCAGCTCCCAGACCAAGGTGTTGGGCTGGAGCCTGCCcagaggctgccagcagcagagccgaGTGAGGGCCTGCCTAAGGAAGCCAAACCCAAGGCCCTGAGCCTGCGTGAGTACCGCATCCGCATGCTGCACCGTCAGCCCAGCACGGGTGGCAGCCAGGAAGGCAAGAAGCAAGTGGCCAACAAGTGGCCCAGTGTCCCTGAGCCTCCgacagagctggcagagatCCCCTGCCTGGTGTCACCCATTCGCTCCGCCACCGAGGCAGACGGTGCTCAGAAGGGAccagacaaacccaccagccctggtgctgtcccttctcctgccagcaAAGCTCCCACTGCTCTGACTTCAGCCCCAGCACCTGCCACAGCTCCACCACCGCCATCAGCACCAATGCCTTTTGTTGCACCAAGCGtgcccccagctgctggggtggccTCCACTGGGATGCCGCCAGCCTCTGCCGGTGCTTATACCCTTTACCCACCAGTGCCTTCCTGGCCCTGCTTCAGCCCGCAGCCCATGGGCTGCCATGGCTTGCCCCCACCAcccagtgccagctcctccAGTACTTTTCACGTGGTGCCCGGCCTCCCGCCTCCAGCCATGGCCTGGCCCCCTCCACCTTTGCCACCCCCGCCTCCATTTGGCCCGGGCGGCCCCTATGCCCCAGTTGGGTGGGCACCACCATCCTATTGGCCTGGAATCCCCATGCCACCTCCGATGCCTTCCCTTGCGTACAGGGACCCCGGAGCAGCAGCGCAGGCCACCACCGccttcccagctggcagccaccctggcacagcccctctgcatGGGCagtctcctgctgcccctgtcCTCAGCTGCCCGGAGCCACCAGCCTTCCCCACCCAGTCACCTGCTGCCCCGACCAGCGAGATGGGGCCTGCAGGTGGCCCGGCCAGGCCGGCGGCTGGCAGGGTGTCAGATCCCAGGAGGCAGGCACGGCTGGCGGGAGAGAGCTCTGTCCCCAAGGCCCCtctggctccagccccagcccagcccccgcCAGCCCCCTCAGCTGCCGCTGCACAGACCAGCAGGgtccctcctgcagtgccagtcccccaggctgtccccactCGGCCTCTGGAGGAGTCCCAAGCCGCAACTCCCAACCAGCTCCCAAAGGCCCCCCCAGCTGCCAtctgctgcccagcagaggTGTCTCCTGCCCCTGTTGAGGAGTCCCCCAGCACCCATGCCTCAGAGAAGGCTGTAGGGCCAGGGACGGAGACAGTGGAGAAAGCCCTGTTGGAGcccaaggcagctgctgggcaggaggtgccTGGCCAAAAATCGacctcccaggctgcagcaccaccACGGAAAGCAGGTCGAGAGAGCAGCCTTCCCGCCAAGGCACCCACTGTGCGGCCATGGAGGCACCAGCCActcctcagctcagcccagcccagagacAGCAGCAAGGACATTGTGCAAGCCTTCATCAGCGAGATCG GGATTGAAGCCACCGACCTGTCCAGCCTGCTGGAGCAGTTTGAGAAGTCTGAAG CCAAGAAGGAGGAAAGTCCTGTACAGCCCCCAGAGGAAAGGCAGCTGACAGGGAGCTCTGG GCCTGAGACCCAGCAGGAAGCACCAACCCAGCAGGACAGGAAGCCACCAGATGGCCTGCAGGCCTCTGAGCTGGCTAATGTGGCAG GCCTCACGCCCCCAGCCACACCTCCTCACCAGCTCTGGAAGCCTTTGCCTGCTGTCTCACTGCTGGCCAAGACCAAATCACCTGGGTCCATGCCCCAGGAAGGACCCCAGAAGACAACCAAGCTGATGAAAGCCAAGCCCCTGCTCCCAAACAAGATCCAGGTGAAGAGCATGGTGtcagcccctgccagcacagcccccagccacGTCTGCTCGGGAGACCACGACTACTGCATCCTGGGTGCACCGCGGCCTGAGAGCAGCAATATCCCTGGCACGCAGCCCCCTGCCGAAGGTGGCTCCCGCTGGAATGTCAAACACCACCGGGACATCACTATCAAACCCATTTCCTTCTTAACCAAACGGACGCTGGACCAACCTGAGCCCACCCCACCAGCCCCTAACACCACCACGGGGCACAGCCCGGAGCCCCTGGGGATggcctgcccagctcccctggaTTATCGGACTACCATCCCCAACAAGGCCACCACTGGGTGCAGCAGTCCCCCCACCTCAGTGCTCCTGTCTCCAGCTGCATCCCCCTGCCGGGACCAGGAGGTGCGGactcccagtgcccagcccagccatgcTGCTGCCAAGAGGTCCCTGCGCTGCTACCGGAGACCCCAGGACtcacccagcccctctgccgACGGCTGGAGGGCTGGCCGGAGCCGTGCCAGCCGTTCTTTCAGCTCCAGTTCGGATGGAGCTAGTGAGtcctcatcttcatcttcatcctcGTCCTCCCGATCCCGGTCACGGTCGCTCTCCCCACCTCCCAAGCGGTGGCGAAG GTACCGCTCAAGATgttcccacagctcctcctctcGCTCCAGCTGTGGGTCATGTGGCAGATCCCGGGACAGgtcatcatcctcatcatcaaCATCCTCCTACTCATCCAGGTCCACATCCCGCAGCCAGTCCCGCTCCCCTTCGCCCCGCGGGAGGAGTAACAGGTGGAGAAG ATACAGTTATGATGCACAGGACCACTACCAAAGGCAGAGGATCCTCCAGAAAGAACGTGCAATA GAGGAGCGGCGAGTTGTGTTTATCGGCAAGATCCCCAGCAGGATGACACGGTCGGAGCTGCGGCACCGCTTCTCTGTGTTTGGGGACATTGAGGAGTGTACCCTGCATTTCCGCTCCGAGGG GGATAACTATGGCTTTGTCACCTACCGGTATGCTGAGGAAGCCTTCGCTGCCATCGAGAGTGGGCACAAGCTGCGGCGCCCAGACGAGCAGCCCTTCGACCTGTGCTTTGGTGGCCGCAGGCAGTTCTGCAGGAGGAACTACGCTGACTTGG ATTCAAACCGTGAGGATTTTGACCCAGCTCCCGTCAAGAGCAAGTTTGACTCCCTGGACTTTGACACTCTGCTGCGGCAGGCACAGCGCAGCCTACGGAGGTAG